TGTGCTGTAGgcgtcttggagggcaggtagtttgaccagttgtgcagaccgcaccccctctggagagccctgcggttgtgggcggtgcagttgccttaccagTTGGTGATACAGCAcaacaagatgctctcaattgtgcatctgtaaaagcttGTGAGGGTTTTAAGTGACAAGCcatatttcttcagcctcctgaactTAAAatgtccaccttctccactactgtcccgttgatgtggatatggaggtgctccctctgcggtttcctgaagtccacgatcatgtcctttgttttgtttaagttatttttctgacaccacactccgagagccctcacctcctccctgtaggctgtctcattgttgttggtaataaagcctactactgttgtgcattctgcaaacttgattaagttggaggcatgcatggccatgcagtcatgggtgaacggagtacaggagggggctgagcacgcacccttgtgggaccccagtgttgaggatcagcgaagtggagatgttgtttcctaccttcaccacctgtgggtggcccatcaggaagtccaggaccaaactgcacagggtggggttgagacccagggcatcaagcttaatgatgagcttggagggtattatggtgttgaatgctgagttgttgtcaatgaacagcattcttccataggtattcctcttgtccagatgggatagggcagtgtgcaggcaattgcattgtctgtggacctattggggcggtaagcaaattgaagtgggtctaggtgaagtgacaggtaaggtggaggtgatatgatccttgactagtctctcaaagcacttcatgatgacagaagtgagtgctacggggcgatagtcatttagttcagttacctttacaTTGTTGGGTACAGGaaaaatggtggccatcttgaagcatgtggggacagcagactgggatagggagagattgaatatgtccgtaaacaaaccagccagctggtctgcacatgctctaaggatgcggctagggatgccatcaaggccggcagccttgcgagggttaacacgtttaaatgtcttgctcacatcggccacggagaaggagagcccacagtccttggcaGCGGGCCGCGTCAGtgacactgtattatcctcagtgggcaaagaaggtgtttagtttgtctggaagcaagacgtctgtccgtgatgtggctggttttcgtTTTGTAGTCtgggattgtctgtagaccctgccacatacatctcgtgtctgagccgttgaattgccattcgactttgtctctatactcacATTTTgcttgccttgcggagggaataactacactgtttgtattcggccatattccccaGTCGCCTTTCCAtagttaaatgcagtggttcgcgctttcagttttacaCAAATGTccccatctatccacggtttctggttagggtaggtttaaaTAGTCACAGGGTACAACATCTcatatacacttccttataaactcactcaccaaatcagcgtatacgttgatattattctctgaggttACCCAGAACAAAGGAGGGCGGGGGAAAGCTTTAACAGGTGAATTAAACTgagcatgttaacctgttagggctagggggcagtattgacacggccggataaaaaaacgtacccgatttaatctggttactactcctgcccagtaactagaatatgcatataattattggctttggatagaaaacaccctaaagtttctaaaactgtttgaatggtgtctgtgagtataacagaactcatatggcaggccaaaacctgagaagattccatgcaggaagtggcctgtctgacaagttgtgtttcatcttgtctctttttattgaagactgaggatctttgctataacgtgacacttcctacggctcccataggctcttagaggccgggaaaaagctgaacgatatcgaggcaggctctggctgaaacacattatcgcttttggcaagtggccgatcagagtactatgggcttaggcgcgtgcccgagtcgaccccatgctttattttctttcgtctgtttacctaaacgcagattcccggtcggaatattatcgcttttttatgagaaaaatggcataaaaattgattttaaacagcggttgacatgcttcgaagtacggtaatggaatatttagaatttttttgtcacgaattgcgccatgctcgtcacccttatttaccctttcggatagtgtcttgaacgcacgaacaaaacgccgctatttggatataacaatggattatttgggaccaaaccaacatttgttattgaagtagaagtcctgggagtgcattctgacgaagacagcaaaggtaataacatttttcttatagtaaatctgactttggtgagtgctaaacttgctgggtgtctaaatagctagccctgtggtgccgggctatctactgagaatattgcaaaatgtgctttcaccgaaaagctattttaaaatcggacatatcgagtgcatagaggagttctgtatctataattcttaaaataattgttatgctttttgtgaacgtttatcgtgagtaatttagtaaattcaccggcagtgttcggtgggaatgctagtcacatgctagtcacatgctaatgtaaaaagctggtttttgatataaatatgaacttgattgaacaaaacatgcatgtattgtataacataatgtcctagggttgtcatctgatgaagatcaaaggtttgtgatgcatttagctgtggtttgggtttatgtgacattatatgctagcttgaaaaatgggtgtctgattatttctggctgggtactctgctgacataatctaatgttttgctttcgttgtaaagcctttttgaaatcggacagtgtggttagattaacgagagtcttgtctttaaaatggtgtaaaatagtcatatgtttgaaaaattgacgtttttgcatttgaggtatttgaataacgcgccacgggattacactgcgtcccacctagcccatagaggttaacagattTACAAATTACAGTAACTTTGTCTTTAGCCCTCTAATCTCTAAGTATTGGCTAAACCAAAAGATTAAGAGCCATGCCCCTATCAGAGCTTCAAAGCAAACTAATGATGTCATGTAAGAAACTAAAAAGCCTAGCAGCTCAGTCCATGTGAAAAGAGAACAAAAATGCCTTTGTAGCCTATATTGTTTAacaggatagttcacccaaattacaaaattacatattggtttccttaccctgtaagcagtctatggacaagatatgacagcaatccatgctttggtttagttttccTGGCTCTGTTTCCACATGTTAACATTTTAGCATTTGTAGAACAAACCCCATTCAAGTCATGAGACCCAATATTAGCATTTTTTGCATCATGTTCAAGACCCTAAAATAATCTGTAACTTTGTGTATTCTTTTCATGAAATTCTGTATAAATCAAATTTTAACTAGATTGAATGTGAACATTTTGTGAAACGTGTCCATGTTCCAATTATTTCTGATGAGTTTAAATCCATATGTGATGATAAGTTTTCTATACTAGAGATTGGAAATGCTCTTAAATATATAAAGAAGGGCAAAGCACTTGGAACAGATGGTCTTTCTGTGGAATTTTATTTACACTTTTGGGAACATTTAGAGGGACCAGTATTCAACATGTTCCAAGAATGCCAAGCTGTGGGTGAGATAAATGATTACTACCACAAAATATTTCCTTAATACCAAAACCTGATAAAGATCCCCTTTTCATAGTTAATTTGAGACCTATTACATTATTAAATATAAATTATAAATTGATAACTTTAGCATATGATAGACTTAAAATGGGCCAAAAGCACATTAATTAAAAACCAAACTGGCTTCATGAAAAGTCGCCACATTGGCTGTAACATTAGGTTAGTTTCAGACTTGATTGATCACGCTGATTCAATTGACTCCGAGGCTATTATTTTATTCCTCCACTTTTGTAATCATTTGATACAAAAGAACAGAAATTCCTAAAACATTCATTGTAAACTTTTGGTTTTGGGCCTAGCTTCGTCTCTGTTATCAATATGTTTTATAAAGATATTAATATTTCTAATATGATTAATCGTAACACATCTAAAATATTTAATATTCACCATAGTGCACTCCAGGGTTGTCCTATTTCAGCTTTCTTATTCCTTTTGGTTGCATTTTAAACAACCCTGAATTAAAAGGTATTTCAAtatttggaaaataaataaataaatctcaGTTAGCAGATGATACAGCTCTGTTTCTAAAAGACAAGGATCAAGTTGCTATTAAACTTATTATCAAATAATTCTCTTCAGCTTCTGGTCTGGAACTTAATTTCAATTAATTATAAATATTGTCCATATGTAACTCAAATTACCAATCTATGGACAATATTCCAGTGAAAGACACTGAAATATTTAAGGGAGCACATGGCAAAAAACCATATTGTCCGTCAGCATCTCAATTTCATTCAAGAGATTAAAGACAAAAAAATCCATCTTTAATAACTGGCTCCAGCGTGACCTCTATTATTGGAAgggttttattgtccaaagaggGTCTGTCACATTGTCTTCCCTGCTCTATCCCTATTTGTAGCTGATCAGACCACCCTGATAGCAACAAAACTTTCCAGACATTATATAGAAAAATAAACTAATTTAAGAAATCAATAATATCAAACAAAAGAGCTGATGGTGGGCTTGAAGTACTAGATTGAATTGCTATCAATAATACCTTTAAAGTAAACTGGATTAAGAAAAAGATGCATGCTTAGCTCTGAATCTATAGGGTACTTAATTCCGTCATATTTTTATGAAAATGTCTTGTCTTCAATTTGTGGAAGTGCAACTACTCTCCAGCAAAATTACCCATCAAACTGTCCAAATTTCATGAACAAGCCCTTTTAGCCTGAAACTGTGTTATATCCACAACTTATCCCCACACAAAACACTTCTGTGGAACAACAAAGATATTGTTGTTAAAAAACAAGTCTTTGTTCTTCCCTAAGTGGtttgaaataaatattatatttgTGCTTGATTTATTTGAAAAAGGAAATATACTCTTATAGAAAGTTCTTGGAAACAAATACATTATAAAGAATTGAATTCTATATGCAAAGCAATACCTTCAGGATTTACTCAATTAATGAAATATCATTTGTATTTTGGAGAACATGTCACGATTGATGCACAACTTGTTAGAAGGTTTCTCCCTGCTGGACAACAAATGTAATAATACATTCTTAAGATAACTTTTTAACTCCAAGAACAAGATCTCTCCTAGAGGGAAATTCTTCTGAAATGCATACATTACTGAAATTGAATGGAAGAAAGTTTGGCTTCTCACTCACAAATTTTGTATATAAAATAAAGTTAGAGAAATTCACTTAAATCTTGCACAAAATATACCCTTGCAATAACTTGTCTAAATGCATGGATTTAGAGGACATATGCCTTTTCTGTGATGAAGGGGAAACTATTATACAAATTTTTTATGAGTGTGACTCTGAAGTTGTTTAGGGGCAAGTAAttacattatttatttcattaaTAAGACCCATGTATTTACAATGAAATACgtaatacgttattattcaaatAAAAACAAAACTACTGAATTAGTAGTTAATTTCTTCATTATCTGGTAAATTTTACATatacaaaaacaaatattttaaatATGTCCCCAAATGCAGTACATTTTTACTTCGTATTCATTGTATTCTTACAACTCTATAATAGGTTTATACAATTGTAACCCCagaccttttttttttactttagttaatttaTGTTTCTTTAGAGAAAATACACATATAGTGATGTcctatgtttttttgttattgtaatttgaaatgtaataaatacattttcaatcaTGACTTAGATGCATTATGATTACATCATCCCCCGACCATTGCAGCTGAAGTCATTATCCCGAGTCAAACTTTGCAAATTATTTACTAAACAATATGATATTTTAGATGGCTATTTCTCTGGTCAGTTTTAGCATCATCTACAGCTCAATATCACTTAGCATCAACCAACCTCAAACATGACCGGCCTCAATATCCTACACTAACAGAACTGTAAGAGAACTGTCCTGATCCAACAACATGCTCCAAGACAATCACTCTTCTTGTCCACCCGCACACAGCGGTCATTCTTCCCGCCTGTAGTTTACATATTTAGTGATTTCAGCCCTCATCACGTGCTGGCATAAACCCAACCGTCCGCCCTATCCCTGCCCCTTGCACTAAAATAACTCTTTGTTTGTCTCTTCAGCTCCGTGTTCATTGGACTACATGTCGCCAGCAGACCCTTCTAAAACAACAAAAACGGTTGTTCAATGGAACAGAAACGTTTGCATATGACCTGGCCAAAGTTATGCTATACTACAAATCAATCGAGGGTAGAGAAGAGGGTGCCAATGCCTTCACTGTCTTAGATACACTTGAAAAGTTGAATACTTTATTACTTGTTATGAGCATGTATGACAATTTAGAATGTCTTATAATGTTCTTTATAAAGGCTTAAAACAGACAGGTAGGCTATAACGCATGTGATGTAGTAATATCCATGTATTGTAAGACTTGTTTTACTATCATTACATGGTGGTGTGCATAGATATGCTGACAGCTGTATGGGTAGCTTCAAGGTGACATTTTCTAGACAAGATGCCCCCTGATGCTAAAAAGGGACTCAGGAGCTGACCGTTTGAGATACAGTATCAACATGAACCGATATCGGAGATATGGGATCAGGGCATTGTTGTCAAAGCACCATCAAGACATGTGGCACGCACCACAACCAATGATACAGCAGCAAAGGAATATTCTAGAAAGAAAGCGCACGCACTGTCCACATTGCCAAGGAGGTGTGTAGCCTCGTAGTAATGAGCAAaatgtgtggttgaatttgtCAAAAAGAATAGTATTTGACCCTGACCTAGTAGCCTACATTAATTTACATTCCATGCATTCTGGGTTCAATAAAATAGTGACTTAAGTGCTCGACCTGCTTTTTCTTTTCTCCATCGCTTGTCCATTCTCTGCTTTTTTAGCACCCATTACGCATTGTCCAGGCTACAATTTAAAACGGGCGGTCATCACAAAAATGCACACTCACCATTCCCATTACGCTATATTGTAGCTACTGACAACATCAATCCACAAGTTGAGGATTTGACTGTGAGCCTGCTTCTTTAGCGACAGTAGATATGTGTCTCTTCCTGCGTCAGTCCTTCCGATGTAGCGATAATTCGTATTTTGTCCTGCCGTATGCTCTGTTCTCCAGCAGTTAAGTGTAATAGCGCACAGGTGACTGAATAGGACAAGGTAGCTAGGCTTTATAAGCATCGACTCCGCTTCTTCCCCCTATGCCACGCCCTACACGTGTAATACACGTGTGACGTTTCGGATGGCTTCGGTCGCAACACGCCCATTGGTTATTGTTCTAATTTTAAAATACCGTATTGTTTTGAGGAACAAACTACCTTTGCATACTACTGTAAATTaacctttgtttttgttttctaacaGGGGATTGGTTTGCCTCATGACGTTCAACCTGTTAGCCTACTTGGGTGGAAATTGCCAGAAAGAAACCCCACTTTACCTAATTAACTGACTGGGCAGGAGATCCTGCTGGTTAATCAGCTTTAACAGTTGCATAATAACAGAACAATCTGGAAAATCACACTATTGGATATATGCACTTTTAAAACCCTTGTAATCTTCCTTCAAGGTGTTGAACTTCTCAGAAATGTGCATCCTCATTAAGCCTAGTCCTATTGCACAGGTGTCTGATGTCACAAGTCTGGCAATGTGACCCCActcatacaaatcaaatcaaatgtatttatatagcccttcttacatcagctgatatctcaaagtgctgtacagaaacccagcctaaaaccccaaacagcaagtaatgcaggtgtagaagcacggtggctaggaaaaactccctagaaaggtaaacctaggaagaaacctagagaggaaccaggctatgaggggtggccagtcctcttctggacgtgccgggtggagattataacagaacatggccaagatgttcaaatgttcataaatgaccagcagggtcaaataataataatcacagtagttgtcgagggtgcaacaagtcagcacctcaagagtaaatgtcagttggcttttcatagtcgatcattgagagtatctctaccgctcctgctgtctctagagagttgaaaacagcaggtctgggacaggtagcacgtccggtgaacaggtcagggttccatagccgcaggcagaacagttgaaactggggcagcagcacagccaggtggactggggagagCAAGGAGtcgtcatgccaggtagtcctgaggaatggtcctagggctcaggtcctccgagagagagagagagagagagagagagagagagagagaaagaaagaaagaaagaaagaaagaaagagagaaagagagagagcatacttaaattcacacaggacaccggataagacaggagaaatactccagatataacagactgaccctagccccccgacacataaactactgcagcataaatactggcggctgagacaggaggggtcgggagacactgtggctccACCCTCCAAACAGTCTACAACTCGTGGATCTATCTAGAATGCAATGGCATAGCCTAATATGGGGAGATATTTGACATTGCTTTTATGTTTAATTATTAAAGTTATTTATAGTCTCAATAACACAATGCAGTGACCGCTGGGTCTTCCATTCAGTGCTTCCATCGTTTACATCAATTTACATTGTGAGGGGCTTCAATAGCCTACTTGGCCACAGAGGTAGTCCTATATCAGCTAGTAGGCTGGCCTAGAAGAGACCTGGATACGATACACAAGCATTTCAAtatgcaataacatctgctaaatatgtgtatgtgaccaatacaatttcatttggaTGAATTTATAGAAGATGAAGTCAGTGAATAGCTCCTGTCATTCTCTCTGATAAAtaggctctgtctgtctgatgtaggATGAGACACATTAAAGACTACCAAAATTATACCTTCATCTCAATAGGTGGCCTACTGTGCATGCAAGGATAAACccttcagttctgcacacacagAAGTGACAATAGGCATTTGTTTTAGTATGGTGGAAGGTGATCAAGATGGGTCTGGAGAAACCACCAAGGCTGTGTCACTGCTCACCTGTGAGAATGTAGGAGGAGCACAATGAAATGCAAATGCCTCAACAATGGGCATCAATCTACACAGACCCTGTAaactacacactgacacagtcgCACAGTATCTTCATACAGGTGATGCTGGGACAACTAGGCCTGTGTCAATACATACCTGAGGTGATATCAGCAAAAATGCACTTAGAAGCTTTATATAAAGCTGAGCTCATGTTTTAATAAAATAGGCCTAATATTGAAACCTGAGAACCTGATAAGTACTATAATTGGCTTTGATAAAAAATATTCAAATtacatcaaaatcaaatcaaatgttattggtctcaTGCACATAGCAGATGTGATTGCGGGTGTAGAGACATGCTGGCCCCACACATGTTTATCCACGCAACTAAGTTGTTTGCTTGTCTGCTGACGAGGACAGTACATTTCCACTTGCTCATTTTTTTTGTTCGAGGAAATACATTTCCGCTTATTGACATATGAACTACGTTTCCCGTAATGCTTCTCGTTTCTGAATTTACGTCCTTTTTTGTGACAGGCTGTCATGCGCAGAAGTTTTGACCTACACAGTCGCAGGAGAACATGGCAGCTTTAGGACTTGGGCTGCAGGTATGACTTTCTAAAAACAAGAATGTTATGCgatctgtggctctgtttttAATTTGGGAATGTATTTAGATTATTAACAAGGACAAAACGGATCAATGTGTATTGTTTTGATATCGCGCAGAATGTGTTTTTAACACAGAATACGCGAGGCCTTGCATGCTGGCATGAACTTGACAAGCCCGCTGGCAAGCTAACGACACCCGGCTAATTTCATCAACATTGTTAGGTACCTGGCTGGATAGCTATCTACGTTTGTTGGGCATTTTCCTACGAACCGATGGCACTACTGTTAAATATTGTCCAACGCCCATAAGACAGAGGTATTATTATCGCCATGCGAATGACATAACTTTATTGTAGAAAATGTGGTCAAGCTAACCAACGTTAACTTCCTACGGCACTCCAGACGTCACTTATGAAGATATTCATTGGCTGATTAGGATCTCTTTCCTTCTGCAGGTGCGTCAGTTCAGCACTTCAGTTCTTCGACAAGCTTTGATCAGGGTAAGAATGAATGAAGTACTGCCCATGTCCTCTGATCAGTGTAATATTAAGTCAATGACGACTCGTGTTCTTTGGTAATGATGTTAACGCACGCCACAGCTTGAGTAATGTCGTTGGCTCTGTGATTAAAGTACATGGTTGTTTTATAGCTTATTTTTGTGTCCGTTTTCTATTCTAGCCCCCCATCGACGTGTATGGGGTCGGAGGCCGCTATGCCACAGccctgttctctgctgccagcAAGCAGAAGAAACTGGAACAAGTAGAGAAGGAGATGGGCACATTGTCAGTAAGTTATCCACtgcacctctctctcctgtcttagTCCTCAGTCTGGCCACAAGTGTGTAATGTATATACACTCTTTTAACTTGGGCAGggctattcaactcttacccaacGAGGTACGGAGCCtgttggttttctgttctacctgatgattaattgcacccacctggtttCCCAGGTCTTAATCAGTCCCATATTAAGGAAAAATGAAAATAGGCAGTGGAGctggcttcaaggtccagagttgagtttgagggaacTGTgttaccattatttaactaggcaagtcagttaagagcaagttcttatttacaatgatggcctacaccggccaaacacagacgacgctgggccaattgtgcgccgccctacggaactcccaatcacagctagtTGTGGGAAACCATACATTTGTCTGTTTGGCACTGTCTGTGGCCACAATATACTTTTTGACCAGcttcctttctctttctgtcttttccttctccGTCAGTCTCTGATCAAGGACCCCAAGCTGTCCAGTATCGTGATGAACCCCCATGTCAAGCGCAGCCTCAAGCTGAAGTACTTCGGTGCCGCCATGACTAAGGCAAATCTCTCCCCAATCACAGTTAACCTCATCAGTGAGTTGCCCAGCCTTACTAAGTTATACTGCACATGCCACTCTTGTTCTGGAGACTGCTGTTGTGTAAGAAAATTAAATGGGGCAGGTTTGTGGAGGATAACGTTGTTGTTCTGCTGTCAAGACTCATCTACCAAACTACTGCTTGTCTTCCTTTCTGTGTTTTCTGTCCCTCTTGACCGTTTGAAATGTTAAAATGGAAAAATCAATATGGATGTCACGCCATACCTTTTGATCGGCTAGTTGTAATCATGAATATAAAGTAAATGTCAGCTAAGAGTATTAGTATGGTGATCTTAATTAGCTACAAGTGATCTTAATTAGCTAGTGATGCACATGAGAGAGTAGGAAAGAGTCCTTTAAGAGTATTTTGGCTATTGTTATGACAACATCCTCACCCTTACTAATGTTAGTTCATGCAAATGATGATGCAAATGCAATTAGTGAAAATGTTAGTTGTGTCTACTGGCTAGGCTAACGTGGTTtcattgtcctcctctctcctcctcagctgTGTTGGCAGATAATGGCCGCCTGACCCTGACCGCAGATGTCATTGGTGCCTTTGCAAAAATGATGAGCGCTCACCGTGGCGAGGTCATCTGCACTGTCACCACAGCACATGTAcggtgacacacatacacacacttgttCTATATGGCATGGGTTCTCAGTGGGGTCGTACTACAGGGGTTCCACGGCCAAGATCACAAAATATGTaccgtaccagtcaaaggtttggaaacacctactcattccagggtttttctttatttttactcatttctacattgtagaataatattgaagacatcaaaactatgaaataacacacatggaatcatgtaccgtaatttccggactataagccgctacttttttcccacgctttgaacctcgcggcttaaacaatgacgcagctaatatatggatttttcccgctttcaaaaaaaaaacgtgctcagttttttggcggcatgaagctttcattagaccaatgaaattgccgaacgggttacggtcaaataacttttttgtttactgtttagattaaatcgagcgcgctcaaacttcccatcattctgattacggtagtcattttgtcaccctcatcatggcaaagacacggagaaatgcatatgatgccgctttcaagttgaaggcgattgatctggctgttggaaaaggaaagctgctgcacgggagcttggtctggagcaatgactttcttggtaggctactgtttactgctaattgtttattttttgttacaagccgtttttcgttaaagcctgtgtaaagttcatttgtttcaatgtaccggtaggcacctgcggcttatagacatgtgcggcttatttatgttcaaaatataatattttttttaattcggtgggtgcggcttatattcaggtgcgcttaatagtctggaatttacggtagtaagcaaaaaagtgttaaatcaaaatatattttatatttgagattcttcaaagtatccgccctttgccttgatgacagctttgcacacttttgccaTTCTCTCATTTACATACTTACTAACAACAGATTAAACAAAGTTTTGTCCATGTGATCTGTGGAATAATTTGAcggtataatacaatacattgtAATGTTATTAGGCCTAATCTACAATTATTGTATGCCAATGCAGCTGTTTCTATCACAATATCAAATcagtcatttctgggtaacaattaagtaccttactgtgattaatTAAAAACAAagtggtcaaaaagaaacaaatagCTTCTTAGAaaatagcaatttctcaagcaagaattttgacaGGACCAATGTTCCCTCcatttttgggggaggggggcactgagcaaatttcaggtctgccgGGTGCAAACTTaaacgttgtgaaaattctgtgcaacttctggCGCACgtttgtgaacactgaggctgtacccgctttaaatTAGTTTTCACAATGGCCATGTAGACggctgtggctatttgatcatattgTAGGCCTAACAGTTTAACATGGAtacagctgttctatcattcagcctacagtagcagccaatgtctggtgttcaatgtaggccaacATTGCATGAGACtttggagaagaaaaaacatgcagggcttgacagtaacctgtttatccacttgtccttcagacaaggtgactgaaaatgttgtttgatgctacaaaccactttacaaaataaaattaaTTATTATTCCCATTCCCTTattagagaatcagacaaattatgctaccctcagCTTATTCAAgcctaagtagccaataggcaatCTCAAAATAtagcactgcccctttaagacaaaaaaaaaaaaaacatttttacctgactcgcttttctAGAActgtacacgttttgtgctcttgtaggaagcaatcacgaCCCTATTgctgatctataactgggctaataactcactatcaggtgcacctaccaccaacagcccgAGACTAATAAAAAAAGTTtggcgatcgactaggaatgccttggtaaccactgctctagaaagttg
The DNA window shown above is from Salmo salar chromosome ssa25, Ssal_v3.1, whole genome shotgun sequence and carries:
- the LOC106586630 gene encoding ATP synthase subunit O, mitochondrial, producing the protein MAALGLGLQVRQFSTSVLRQALIRPPIDVYGVGGRYATALFSAASKQKKLEQVEKEMGTLSSLIKDPKLSSIVMNPHVKRSLKLKYFGAAMTKANLSPITVNLITVLADNGRLTLTADVIGAFAKMMSAHRGEVICTVTTAHPLDEANLADLKVALNGFLTKGETLILETKSDTSILGGMIVSIGDKYVDMSTKTKIHKLTKIIRDS